The DNA sequence ttaAAACGGGGGCTAGACTCATAGTTTGATTCAGAACAGCTTAGACTCGCTTCAGGAATCTacaccatttcttcttctttttttctcaaCTTATTGGGCCGAATAGTCCATAGGCAGGCCCATAGCTTGTTTGTTTCAGAGTGAACAGCACCATTTGTAgctgctattattattattattattattattattattatggattTAGCTATTCTAATGAAAGTTATTCCGTGTTTATATAACATCTAATCATCACCGAGAGTCTAATTATTTTGCTTTGCTGTATATCATATTGTAGTTTCGTCGCCTTATAAGTTAGGGATAAAGTTCAGCCATAGTCTCAAGTATAATTATGAATGAATTATCAGTTCTTCTTACAACGATGCTTAATTTGTCCTTTTTGGAATGAATTTTGATGTTTCATTTGTTCTTCAACAAAACATATTTCATGATCTCAAACCTTGATTGTTATCAACACCAGTGAGCTAAACACTTTTATATTCACAAATTAACATTGTTACAAATTACAAGCCcctcaaatccttttcatttattAGAATGCGTACAAACAGCTAAGCAGCTTGGGCATATATTAAACATGTACCAAAGTAGACGTAACATTATAAATGTTTTGTATCTGTATCTCTATGCTGCTACCAATGATAAATTTTCATAGACTTCTCGTGATAGGTAGCTATAAAATCTAGatgtcaaattaaataaatataagttgCACCCGAAAGTAAGTATAAGTGGGAGGGAGAAACAGTGTGGAACTTGCATTAAATATAAGATGAATGTATATACATTTGATACGATATGATTTAGTAGGAACTCCTCTAATCCATGTAGCATGGAGGTTGGTTATCCTTATCCTATGAGTATCCACACATTGGTTGGTTTAATCTCAACTCAACAACCACAAAACAGGAGAAGACTACACTGACTCTGCTGCCCCATTGAACAGACTTGGCTAATTGGCTTATTGAATCCCACATATTCTCTGTATTACTATTTTGTCTCGGGACAATTATCTTATCAAACTGGGCCGACAGCACTCAATAGTGACCCTCCTTATGATTCATGAGGACGACTAAAGCCCTGCACCAAATGCCAAAAACAATCCATTCATGTAATGAAACTCCCCAATTACAAAGCATaacaagaaaaaagaataatcaaataatatCGTATTAATTTCCATGCATTATCACTGCTGCATTATCAGCTGATTATAACATTTCAATTTTGTAAAAATCAAAAAGTAAGAAATTTCTTTGAAATGAAGCATAGATGCTATGTTTGGGCGGAAAGAAACATGAAAGCTGTCTGCACGTGTTACTTGTGGAAAAATTCACATGTGAATTAAATATCTTGCTAAATGACAATGAACCATCTGATGAAGCAGGAAATGGCAGCATTCATTGTCTCCAGCCAAGTTTATATTAAGTATGTAATATGTACTACCTCACAACAAACTCATGTTTATCTACTTGAAACATTTCAGATGTTATATATAACTGAAACACAAGTTCAAGATTGTAAAATTACCTCTTGAACTGGTTGCTTGAAGCAGCTGTTTAACTCAACTTGAATAAAGCACAAAGGGAACTGCAGTGTAGGAAAAGAAAATACCATTGATTAGCAGGATGGTTTAATATAGAAACTAAGATAGCAAAATCTTTAGCATAGAGGTCTAACACAGGCAAAAAGACTACAATGATTAATCTTGTGCCAGAAAAAAGATAGGAGTACAGAAAATGTGAATATCTTGTGAAAAACTCAACCAGCTATTTAATACCTTATGTTGCTACTATATATAACAATATATTTGTGTTAAATGTGTTCACTATTGATCATCATAATCAAGATTCTACAAATAAAAAGTTTCATGATCTTCTAAAAAAGGTTTATTACTCAACCATAACTCATCACCCGTTTACAGGAAAAATATGGACTCCCAATTTAATACAACATTTTTAACAAGGACATGTGAATAAAGCTAATAGAAGAAAAAAGTAGAGACACATGTCATGCAGATGAAAGTTTTTAGGACCTGGACGTTGAAAAGCTTACCAATGAGAAAAATGGTCAACAATAGAGCAAGTTTAACTTGAACAGAACAACCTTGTCGAAGTTGCAGGGGACTTTGAAATTGTCTGTGACTCAAACCAATACGCCCAAAAAGCTGCAGAGTAAACAAAAAACTCATTAGCATCTACGAGGAAATCATAAATATCAATTTGTGAACATCTTTCAAAATTGAAGAGCATAAACACAGCATCATAGACATTAAATGAttgaataaaattcaaattttattttacatgCATCTATTTCTTAGAACATTATTCATCTAACCTGATTGAACCTAAGACCTGTCCGCATGGCCTGAGGTTCTTCACATTTTTGTTTCCAGAAGAGAGATCTGAATCCTCTCCCTTTCGGAGCTGCATCGACGGTCCATGCAGGTTTAGTTCTCTGTTCATCTTCATTGGCAACTACAATTTTCAAAGCACCATATCCTGGTGAACTCCATGTCTTCCTTGTACTACTTGTTCTATCTGTCTGAGAAACTATGTCATCACTATCTCTAGAAACAGCATctgtttttatttctattgcataATCTGCATCTCTCTTAACAGCAATAACATCCTTCGAAGCCTTTTCACTATCAATGATATCCCACTTGAAGGCAGCATTTGCATTTAGATTTTTATCTTCTATGTTGCCTTGTCTCTCCAAAAATGAGCTTTTCGAGGAAGACGTACCCTGTAGGCATTCATCCTTATTGTTTTGTATGGTCTGAGAAGTTCCGGATAGAAATGCAGCCAAAtcatctctctcttcttcatcaAGGTTTACCCACCGAAGCGGTTGCTTACCTTCCTCAGAGTAAGATTCCCTCAGCGCTGTTTCAACCTGTAAAATTTGGCTTTCAATGGCGTAAATAAACTGCCTATGCCTGGTGGTTGCAGTGTCGTCACCATGTCGGTAGCTTAGCTGGACAGCTTTCTCAAATTCTTCCAACTATCTCGGCATgttcaacaaaagaaaaattaggaagaAAGATTCCAGAAAATAAAGGAAGAGAGTTGAAAAATAGAGAATCTATAATAAGATAATTAAACATTTTTAGTGCAAACATATATATTCAACTAGGTTAGGGATGAAGAGGAACTCAAAATTAATGATAATAAACAAAAGATTATTGACAAACCTGCCATTTTGCAGTACCCAAAGTAGTTTGCAGCTCTCTACTCAGTTCATAAAATTCCTCAGGTGTTGATctgtctctcttctctcttaaccATGCCCTATATGTAGATTCCATTCTGCAAAGgagtaaagaaaaatgaaattcacgAATAACAGAAATTACATACTCCGATATACTTCTAAAAGGAGTTTCCAACAAAGAACATAGCATGCTGATGCAGGGGGAAAACTAACAATATTTACCCACATAAAGCAGATAGACTTACCCAATCAGAATATGTGAATCTATGGCATGTTGCTATGCACATCATTTTaaatgcacaattactcaagctAGATACTGGTATATGATTAACAATATAAGAAACCAGCTCCATGAACGTTATTTAACATGAAATTCAACGAGTCTCGTGATTGAATCAATCAGAAACAACAAAAACACCATTACAcgcaacaaaataaatattaaaaaaaggatattttttttataatggaatCGGAGGTTAGGAACGTACATATCAGCTGATTCCTGCACCTCTTCAGCTGCAGAGAAGAAGGCGTCCTTTCGCCATAGATCGAAACTATTAGCTACCAACATCTTCAGAAACAACACAACACAAACCCTCAACGAAAACCAAATCAATCCACCCTCAGAAGGAAGAAAACGAAGCTTAAATCCTTCTAAGCGCAAAGGAAAGCTATATCCGGTGAAATAAACAACACAAGCAGTTAGGTAGGTAGATTCGCTCGTAGATTAggttccttctctctctctctctctctcttcgaagTTATGGCGAAGCAAAgcgaagaaagaagagagagaaagaaacctTCACAgagggaaaagagagagaaagacgtTTAAGCGACCCCTGTCTCCTTTTTATTCCGGGCACTGTCTATGCATAACCGGTTGGGTGTCATCACCTGTGGAAGCCTCCACAGTAAGCCGCCTCCATCTATCTGCCACGTGTAAGATCCGATCAAAACCAATAATATTCTTTGACGTGTCAAGTTCTTATTGGGTAGCAGTTTCAGGGAGTTTTTGGGGAAGGTTGGAGGGACTAGAGAGAAGCGTCGGCGGTTGGAGGGAGAAAAAGACAAGAGGCCAGTGTGTTAATGGCTGTTACATCATTGATTCACCAAAgcaatttctgttttttttttcttttctttttttttcttttttctttctgccCCCAaactttaatttagtaatttactcCAATATTATATAGTTTGGTGCATAGTTGTTTAAATCCAAACCAATCTAAATTAAATCATTCATCTAATTTAATCTAAATCGAAAATCGATTAAAACCGTACTAATgtggatttgattggattttattttttgtaaaccgTTAGATTGAATCGGATTTTAAATCTACTTTTTATAAGCAATCCAAACCACACagtgtgctataatattattattttattttatatttataataatatttataacatgttcaatttattatatatttttatgttattcatatattattattatttaatacatattttatattcaaaatatgatttgtttatttattttaactaacctataattttatttcaaaaattgttatattatcattagtttttaagatattgttgacacttgttatgtcattgttggttatttaaaaaatttgatgttgagacttatcatatatatttaatttttttaatctataaaATCACAAATCCAATCTAATCTAAACCGCTTaaaattggatcggatcggatcagaatttttttaaaaaaatcatccaaTCCAAACTATACTGCAAATTAAATGAGTATTTGGATCgaattaattttttagtaaaaCCGATCAAACTGCACTGCGAATACCTAGTTTGGTGCAGCCACATAATAGATAATACTTAtgaatatgaattttatttattttcttaccaCACAATATGCTATGATGAATATTTTCAGTTTCATTGGTAGTTTGGAGTTGGACTTGTGATTTAGCTGGCTATAGTAATGCCATTATGATAAAGGCAATGTTTCCTTCTTTTTTAGGTGGCTTCGTACACAAAATAGACTATAAATATTAATATGATTAATATATTTCTTGCGTTTGAgtcatatattaactaatttctaaattaaaaataatatcccCTAATATTCTCCTAAAAGATATGTTTAAGAAGAATACGGCCATTTGCACCTAAAATGCATCCTAGTCACACTTCACTTACCAATCTCTTTTACCCTCGAATGTTGGGTGGCCTGAAACGAGAATATGCTTtatttcattcttctttattACTTATCTGATCAGCTTCTATAATTTAAACTTACTTGTTATGAATTCACGAGGTTGAAGGGTTGAATGAAATTATTAgtcttttattcatattttagcATGATTAGGTTTAAACTTTAAATGCAAGACTACTGAATTGCTATACGAAGAATATtacacaaattttattatttttgcgcCAATCATTTTAATCTGTTAGATACACGAAATATGTCACCATCACAAccggaaattttattttatttggacaCAAAGGAAGAAATAACAAAAAAGCATATATATcggatcaaatttttttaaagtgaaattgataaaatagtaaaataaaaaaatatttttaaattaaaaaatgagacacatattttataaaatttataaaattaatagtgatTAATCCTTTACTTTATTATTCTATCAACTTTCTCAGTTTAAATGATCCAAATTTAAACCTAAAAATAGTAGTCCTTTTTTGTGATtaaaagaaaaagctattcaTGATTCACATAACACATTATgtataatttaacaaatttaacaAAGTCAACACACTTGTGAACTAGGAGCGATAAGCCAAAAAGAATCAGGACTGGTGGTGACCAGATTAAACGATGcatataattattgttaattaaTGTTACTGTTTGGAAGTATTATGTCAATTTTAAGacatttttattgggttgaagtCAAATTAAGACAGCCGAATACTTTAATCCAGATCTACCCTAATTCAACGCAACGTAAGCCCAGGCAAGTAGTTATAATAATCAAGACTCTTCCGACCGCACATTTTAAAGGTAGTGCATGCcccattttctttaattttgttggATTTACAATGCGCATGCTTTTTATTTAAACCAACATTTCATTATTGCAACTGCAAGTACTCTCCACCTAGCCATAGCAAAAGAACACGTAGCGCAAATGGTTACAAGAAGCAACTGCTCTGATCTCTAAATAAAACTCTCTAACCATCTACTCTCCACCTACTAAAATAATACATTCTGAGCTGCCCGCGTGGGTAATCAACATCGGCTATAACGAGTGACAAAGCCAGCCCTAGAGGGGTATATTTTTTTGACAATATGTAGTTAACAATTTCATTTACTCTTCATCTTtcacaaacaaaaaataatatttttggttaactgatttctttgttttttatcaTGTTGGCTACAAATCTAGTCGTGTaatatgacttttttttttactcCATTTTCCACAGTGCTATCCTAAATCTTCCAAAGAATCTCGTTATCGTTACAACTGGTGTCCGCGTCACAAACAACAATCCATGGTGATCAATTAGCCTCGTGTGTCCTCAGCCATGCACTTGTTTAATTCATTCGTCAACATGTTGACACCATTATGACATGAGCTTGAAACAGAACACGCAATTCGTCTTTGTAGATTCTTAAAATCCATTGCCAATTTTCCATCCCAGCTGCAGTTTTCTCTGACAACGAAGGCATGTGATAATatcagaatatatatatatatataagtttttgCAGCAATTCAGTAATGGCCCTCACCTGTCATCAAAATCGCTCTCACCCATGTTGTCAATCATgtcatcaaatatatatattagaTCTTCAAGAATTTGCAGCTCATTTTCCAAGTTTCCTTGCAActgcaaaagaaaaaagatgagATAGAAAAAAAAGTAATGCAATATATTTTAACTAAGGTAGGATTTTGAAAATGAAGAAATGTTATATGCAACATCTCTGAGTAcatttttctcatattttttcaCTTTTGATAATAAAAGGGATTGATAAAAACTTtagaagaataaaaatatctcttatatcataaaaaaaattgtacacAGTGATACTAACATCATTTCTCTATGAAAATAGGGTAACAATGAGCTTGCTTAGAGGGTTAATAGCAagtttttctctctctcattaaGGCCAAACTACCAATGCATTGCACACGCGAAGCCTACAATTCAAAACTGTAGAAGGCAGATGACACCTGAAatctaaaaaattgaaaacaagaaaaggtTAAAATTGGGAGAAGGAACAGTACCAAGGTCTTCGTATTCAGCATGGGACTTCGAGATCTCCGAAGATGGTCCAATAATGGAGAGGGAAGGCCATAATAGAATAGGCTGTGATTGTTGGAGAGCCAAGTACCACGCACCATGTGAGTCGTCCAGTTGGGCGGGCATTTATCCTCAACATAATCAACATCAGAACCATCAATATCTGCAAAATGACAGTTAGAATGTCCTATCTAACAGCACACATAAGCAAGCTTGCAACCAAAAGCACGTTAAATTCTGGAAGGGGGCATTGATTGAGATACTTATACGGCATAATATTACTACCTAATGGAATGGTATCATATGGGTTGTCTCCTCGCGGTAAGAAACCATAGAAGGTAATTAGATGAGAACTGGAGAAGTTCCCATAGCTTAAGCAGCATTCTTCTCCAGATTTGCATGGTCTTGATAGACGAAATTTCAATGAATTTGTAGTAGCATCTACTTTGCCATAGTGCAAAATATGTGGGCACAGCTGTTGTCAGGTACCAGAAAAGAAATATAAGAGAGAAAACATTTAAAGGGCTCATAAGGTAGCTATGAAGATCAGTGATATTCTTAATAAGAAAAGCCGAATTGTACAATAATCAATTATATTTGTGGAGCACATCAGGCATCATAAAATGGCAATTCTCAAAAATGAAAAACCAGCTAGAAGCAATATATGCCAGCCCAGCTGCAGAGAATGTTCTATTCTTAATTAAGTACTAATCCACAGCCCAGGTAATTTACAATTTGGTTACCTTTTTTTTTCCGAATACAGCAGCCAATGCACAATACGTAAATAGTCTTTTATCAAAATATTCAATAACGGGAGACAAATAAGGGACATGAAATGATAAAAAGAGAAGATTTATATACTGAATGATTAAGAAAGCCAGCTATAGGGATCAAGCATGTCGTCAGCTTTCCATCAGGGAACATTATCTTCATGCTATTGGAGTAAAAAAGTTCACAAGCCCATAAAAATTTCTCCCATGTATACAGCTCTACTGGAAATATCTCAGGGAAGTTGTTACACAAAGCAGGGAACAACTCGTCATACTGAGCATGCAGGTGCTGccacaaagaagaaagaaacaacatTCTCTACATGTCAGCAACCTTTAGCAGCTTTAGTTTTTAATGAAACATTGAACAGAAGCATAATTAATGCGTAGGAACATGTTCTTGCAAATTCCAAATGACCTGTATTTATAGCCACTAAATACTTGTGTAAATCTTCTTAGTAGTTTCCAATTCTGGCTTATATTGTTTTTTACTTTCAAAAGCATCCTTAGTTACAACAGATACATGGCTTAACAATATTTCTAACTAAAAAACTCAAGCCCCAACTAAACTACTAAGTTTAGCTTAATTGTTTAACTACACATCAAAGGAAGGCAGAACCTTCAGTTCAGAGCAGATCAAATTAGAGGTCGAAACCTTGGATAACTGATTACCTGTCTTGCTTGCATTATCTCTTCCAACAGCAAGGTTCCATCTAACATTGTAATTGCTTCAATGCCAAAACTCAATCCTGTGAAGTAAAAAATATCAAGGCTATATGGAAAAAAGAgggaaagaataaagaaaattcACAGTGGACAGTGCTTTCCATTCAAGGCTGTATATTTGTCATATACTTTATATCTTATTCAGGTATCCCAGATGATTATCCCGAACATCTGTTTACATTTTAAAACCTTGCTCTCCCTTAACCCCAAAAACAAAAAAGGCTCTTTACAGTACCAAACTAACATCCCGCCTCATCAGGCTTAAATGCACAGTAAAGCCACACTAGTACAATGGAAGTATGGAATAAGGATGGAGTAATCAATCTATAAATGAAAACTGAGTTGCATCAGTAGCTATAAAGGTTTCATTCAAAGCCATAGAAACAATTGTAAGGGCTTCAAGTATAAAGGCAAAGCATCACAAAGACCAATTTTGGAGATGCATGAAACATTTATATGTTTATGTGCATAATGCATGGGATACTTTAGTAAGATTACCTGTATTGAATTTTTCCGGGAGTGTGTCAAagtatattttgaattttgaattgacGTTGTACTTCTCTTTCATACTCCACAGCAGCAATATTGTCTCTGAAGATATGCCATCAACCTCTTTTAAGACATGATACTGAATTGGATAAGAaggaaaaatatcaaatattagcTGAAGTGCCAAGCATGTAATATTtatcatctttaatttaaaaaaaaaaaaaaacacaatgtaAAGTGGAAACTAGGGTAACTTGAAAatatctccatacccttaccaaatcACAGAAATCAATATCCAATTATGTTGTAAATCTTCCCAACAGAGGCAGCAATTGCTCCCATTTGGTAAAGGTATAGAAATATTTACTAGCAACCTATTTGACATTATTTGGTAAGAAAGAAGCTAAATGATGTGTAAGGATAAAATAGGCATTCATGTTCAAGACTGAAACAAATTGGAACCATGCCAAATTGCAGATAAAACCAATGCTAATGCAACCAAAAAAAAGGCAGATGAACAGTAACCAATAAATATTTTGTTTGCTATGAGTGACAGTTAGTCCATTCTAGATTTCTTAAAGTTGAAAACAACCTGTCTCAACTGTTTTAGCTTTAACATACCATATCAGTTTCACAAACAAGCTCCTCGGAAATGATAATGGAACTAGGAATTTCTAAAGCAATGTCTCCAACTTTGAGATCCTCCCTCGCTATTGCACCACGTCCTGCACCTTGGACATCTGTATTTGTTAAGAGGAAAAGAAAGTTGTATCACATTTCCTAAAGATAAAATccgtgaaaataaaagaaataatctCTAAAGTCTAAAACCAACTAATAAATGAGTAAGCAATTAAAAAACATATAAATCATAACAAAACTTACAAGCAATTTTTAGCTGTGTCCTTACACCATTGCTTTCTGCCCATTTTATCAGGCGTTCTTCCTGGTCAATACCATGGTCTCTTTCAACTATTCCCTTCACACTATTCTTATCCCCAAAATCAGAAATCAAATCAAGAATTGTTTGTCGTAACAATTCCAGGATATTTGTATGGAGATTTGCACAAGAAAGTGATATGTCAACAAGTGAAAGAATTGAATCGAAAGCCTCTAACTCATTCCTGGGGCTGTAAAACTCCACTAAAGGACATCCATCATCTTCGGCAAAATAAAGTTCCAGCTGCAACTCAATGTATCAGTTAATTCATATAAGTTGATGACATCCCCAAAAGTGAAAAATAGAGTAAATAAAGGAGCAACCCAACAAACAATTGCGGTGCGGTGTACTCAATGTTTTCTTGATGAATAAAGCACAAACGCACTTACATACTTCATACTTGCATATTTCTGGTATTGTAAAGAGAATTATTTGAAATCAAAGAGGAGTGTAAAATCTCTAGGCTACCTCAATCCCCTTACTACAGCTTGTCTTTGACCTAAGATTGATATTGAATAACTGAGTTATTAGGGAAACCAGAAAGGGAAGTACCTCATTTAACTGTATAATTCGCGCAATCTGCAGTAAAACCTTTACGGTAGCATTCACCCAACCAAGCTTTGAGGTACCCTTGAGGTATATTCGTTCCTTGGGTCGAAAACCCTTATTTTCTAGTAATTTCTGAGGAATCATGCAGATTAATCAGTTTTGTAGGACAGATTAGGACTCATACTAAATAAAATcagaacaaaaagaaaaggataagATAAAGCACACATCGATAATGTGGCTAAATCATGTTAAAAATATATTGCCTTAAAGTTCACACACATGAAGACATATTATGTGTAGTTCGCTGCCTTTTCATATTTGAAATTTCTTAATGAGAAACATCGATAAAGTTActtattagaaatataaatttccTTTAATCATGTCAATCTGACAGCTTTATCCTTATGAATTATGGAAATActacaaacaaaaaattatctaTAAGATgtcgagaaaaagaaaaatgcaataTTTAAGTGACTCAATATCTGAGTTTTACCTTCTTTTGTTCAAAGAAAAGATCGTTTTCAGATAGTTCAATAACAAGTGAGTACTCCTCTCCAGTATCCATTACTACAGCTGCAACGAATAGTTTGAAATTACAAATTCATCACaattcaaaatatctaaaataaataattatgataTCACTCTAAAGTCTAAAGTCTAAACAAAAACAATAGTAATCATTCTTGGCGCCTTATAAATAATACATTTACCATAGACTGCAAAATTTCCAAGTACTGAAGAAACCATACTTAAGTTACACTTATTTGTTATTACTTATTTCCAATTGAAGTATATTCGTATATCGCATTGCGATTTGCCACTTTTCTCTTTGCAAGTACGGATTAGATTCATTCAATTTTCACACATGCAAATCTCAGAAGGCAATACTGAAAATTCTAAAATAACGAAGGAAATACAACAACAAATGAAATGCAATTGGAACACGAAGGGAAAGCAAAAACAATTTAGCTTTACAGCGATTGGTAAACTCGTGTTGCCTAGCAATGGCATTCTACACATTCACAAAAATTTATATATCGTATATTCATATCAGTAAGGAGCAAGTACAAAATGAATTTTCGCGGTGTCTCTGAGTGATAGCAGcgatttttagtttttcatttcttcatttttccgAAAGCAGTAGTATCATTGGTTGCACTTTCTTAGCAACTAAACACAAACTCAAATTTCATATCAGAATCGAAGGGGAAAAAATTACCGGAAGGAAGGAGCTGGAAAAGAAAGCGCAACTACTTGAGAGTTGAGAGGAGCTTCGGAAACGTTAGAAAATTAAGCTAGGCTCGGTTCGTCGTTTTCTAACAGCTGAAGCCGCCAACGAAGCACGAGAGTTTGAGCGGCAAATATTAGTGAGTGACTGAGTGAGTGAATGAGGGAGGAAGGGAAACGTGTTTAGATCAGTGAGCTTCGCGGGATGATGGGCCTGTTAACTGTataatgaaaattaattattggGCCTGATGGACTCTAGATTGTAACGGATGTCTTCGGTATTGGGCCACCTAATATAGGATCATGCATGTTAGGAATTAACCGaggtatataaaaataaaataagcagtataccaaataataataataataataataatagcgaAAGCTAGTGCAC is a window from the Arachis hypogaea cultivar Tifrunner chromosome 1, arahy.Tifrunner.gnm2.J5K5, whole genome shotgun sequence genome containing:
- the LOC112698177 gene encoding uncharacterized protein is translated as MDTGEEYSLVIELSENDLFFEQKKKLLENKGFRPKERIYLKGTSKLGWVNATVKVLLQIARIIQLNELELYFAEDDGCPLVEFYSPRNELEAFDSILSLVDISLSCANLHTNILELLRQTILDLISDFGDKNSVKGIVERDHGIDQEERLIKWAESNGVRTQLKIAYVQGAGRGAIAREDLKVGDIALEIPSSIIISEELVCETDMYHVLKEVDGISSETILLLWSMKEKYNVNSKFKIYFDTLPEKFNTGLSFGIEAITMLDGTLLLEEIMQARQHLHAQYDELFPALCNNFPEIFPVELYTWEKFLWACELFYSNSMKIMFPDGKLTTCLIPIAGFLNHSLCPHILHYGKVDATTNSLKFRLSRPCKSGEECCLSYGNFSSSHLITFYGFLPRGDNPYDTIPLDIDGSDVDYVEDKCPPNWTTHMVRGTWLSNNHSLFYYGLPSPLLDHLRRSRSPMLNTKTLLQGNLENELQILEDLIYIFDDMIDNMGESDFDDRENCSWDGKLAMDFKNLQRRIACSVSSSCHNGVNMLTNELNKCMAEDTRG
- the LOC112698168 gene encoding uncharacterized protein, whose translation is MLVANSFDLWRKDAFFSAAEEVQESADIMESTYRAWLREKRDRSTPEEFYELSRELQTTLGTAKWQLEEFEKAVQLSYRHGDDTATTRHRQFIYAIESQILQVETALRESYSEEGKQPLRWVNLDEEERDDLAAFLSGTSQTIQNNKDECLQGTSSSKSSFLERQGNIEDKNLNANAAFKWDIIDSEKASKDVIAVKRDADYAIEIKTDAVSRDSDDIVSQTDRTSSTRKTWSSPGYGALKIVVANEDEQRTKPAWTVDAAPKGRGFRSLFWKQKCEEPQAMRTGLRFNQLFGRIGLSHRQFQSPLQLRQGCSVQVKLALLLTIFLIVPFVLYSS